In Manis pentadactyla isolate mManPen7 chromosome 11, mManPen7.hap1, whole genome shotgun sequence, one DNA window encodes the following:
- the PARP16 gene encoding protein mono-ADP-ribosyltransferase PARP16 isoform X2, protein MQPAAGSAAVREAASRDVLAADLLCSLFASALQSYKRDSVLRPFPASYASHNCKDFEALLADASKLPNLKELLQSSGDKDKQAWDLVSWILSSKVLTIHSAGKSEFEKIQKLTGAPPAAVPVPDFLFEIEYSSPANAKFYETKGERDLIYAFHGSRLENFHSIIHNGLHCHLNKTSLFGEGTYLTSDLSLALIYSPHGHGWQHSLLGPVLSCVAVCEVIDHPDVKCQTKKKDSKEIDRRRARIKHSEGGDIPPKYFVVTNNQLLRVKYLLVYSQKQPKGASSQLSWFSSHWFMVMISLYLLLLLGVSVINSSAFQHFWNRVKR, encoded by the exons ATGCAGCCGGCGGCAGGCAGCGCGGCTGTCAGGGAGGCTGCGAGCCGCGACGTGCTGGCCGCCGATCTCCTGTGCAGCCTCTTCGCCTCGGCCCTGCAGAGCTACAAGCGTGACTCTGTGCTTCGGCCCTTCCCAGCGTCCTATGCCAGCCACAACTGCAAGGACTTTGAGGCCCTG CTTGCAGATGCCAGCAAGTTACCTAACCTGAAAGAACTTCTGCAGTCTTCTGGAGACAAAGACAAACAGGCCTGGGACCTGGTGAGCTGGATTTTATCCTCAAAGGTCCTGACCATCCACAGCGCAGGGAAGTCAGAG TTTGAAAAGATCCAAAAGCTGACTGGTGCCCCTCCCGCGGCTGTCCCCGTGCCGGACTTCCTGTTTGAAATCGAGTACTCCAGCCCAGCGAATGCCAAATTTTATGAGACCAAAGGAGAGCGAGACCTAATCTACGCCTTCCACGGGAGCCGCCTAGAAAACTTCCATTCCATCATCCACAATGGCCTGCACTGCCACCTGAACAAG ACATCCTTGTTTGGGGAAGGGACCTACCTCACCAGCGACTTGAGCCTGGCCCTCATTTATAGCCCCCATGGCCACGGGTGGCAGCACAGCCTTCTTGGCCCTGTCCTCAGCTGCGTGGCCGTGTGCGAGGTCATTGACCATCCAGATGTCAAGTGCCAAACAAAGAAGAAGG ATTCCAAGGAGATAGATCGTAGGAGAGCGAGAATCAAACACAGTGAAGGGGGAGACATCCCTCCAAAGTATTTTGTGGTCACCAATAACCAGCTCCTGCGAGTGAAGTACCTGCTCGTGTACTCACAGAAGCAGCCCAAGGG GGCTTCAAGCCAGCTCTCCTGGTTTTCCAGCCATTGGTTTATGGTCATGATTTCCCTGTATCTGCTGCTGCTGCTCGGAGTGAGTGTCATCAACTCCTCAGCTTTCCAACACTTTTGGAATCGTGTGAAGAGATAA
- the PARP16 gene encoding protein mono-ADP-ribosyltransferase PARP16 isoform X1 codes for MQPAAGSAAVREAASRDVLAADLLCSLFASALQSYKRDSVLRPFPASYASHNCKDFEALLADASKLPNLKELLQSSGDKDKQAWDLVSWILSSKVLTIHSAGKSEFEKIQKLTGAPPAAVPVPDFLFEIEYSSPANAKFYETKGERDLIYAFHGSRLENFHSIIHNGLHCHLNKTSLFGEGTYLTSDLSLALIYSPHGHGWQHSLLGPVLSCVAVCEVIDHPDVKCQTKKKDSKEIDRRRARIKHSEGGDIPPKYFVVTNNQLLRVKYLLVYSQKQPKGRASSQLSWFSSHWFMVMISLYLLLLLGVSVINSSAFQHFWNRVKR; via the exons ATGCAGCCGGCGGCAGGCAGCGCGGCTGTCAGGGAGGCTGCGAGCCGCGACGTGCTGGCCGCCGATCTCCTGTGCAGCCTCTTCGCCTCGGCCCTGCAGAGCTACAAGCGTGACTCTGTGCTTCGGCCCTTCCCAGCGTCCTATGCCAGCCACAACTGCAAGGACTTTGAGGCCCTG CTTGCAGATGCCAGCAAGTTACCTAACCTGAAAGAACTTCTGCAGTCTTCTGGAGACAAAGACAAACAGGCCTGGGACCTGGTGAGCTGGATTTTATCCTCAAAGGTCCTGACCATCCACAGCGCAGGGAAGTCAGAG TTTGAAAAGATCCAAAAGCTGACTGGTGCCCCTCCCGCGGCTGTCCCCGTGCCGGACTTCCTGTTTGAAATCGAGTACTCCAGCCCAGCGAATGCCAAATTTTATGAGACCAAAGGAGAGCGAGACCTAATCTACGCCTTCCACGGGAGCCGCCTAGAAAACTTCCATTCCATCATCCACAATGGCCTGCACTGCCACCTGAACAAG ACATCCTTGTTTGGGGAAGGGACCTACCTCACCAGCGACTTGAGCCTGGCCCTCATTTATAGCCCCCATGGCCACGGGTGGCAGCACAGCCTTCTTGGCCCTGTCCTCAGCTGCGTGGCCGTGTGCGAGGTCATTGACCATCCAGATGTCAAGTGCCAAACAAAGAAGAAGG ATTCCAAGGAGATAGATCGTAGGAGAGCGAGAATCAAACACAGTGAAGGGGGAGACATCCCTCCAAAGTATTTTGTGGTCACCAATAACCAGCTCCTGCGAGTGAAGTACCTGCTCGTGTACTCACAGAAGCAGCCCAAGGG CAGGGCTTCAAGCCAGCTCTCCTGGTTTTCCAGCCATTGGTTTATGGTCATGATTTCCCTGTATCTGCTGCTGCTGCTCGGAGTGAGTGTCATCAACTCCTCAGCTTTCCAACACTTTTGGAATCGTGTGAAGAGATAA